A region of the Arenibacter antarcticus genome:
ACAAATGCACGATGCCAAAGCTACATTTTTCTGCGTAGGGAAACAGCTAGAACAAAATGGAGAGTTAACAGAAGAAATCGTGACCCAAGGGCATACCCTTGGGAACCACACCTATTCCCATGCCAATGACTTCGGATTCTTTGGCACTGAAAAAGTGATTACAGAACTTAAACAGACTAAGGAAATCATAAAAGCAATGACCGGTTTGGAAACACGCTTATATAGGCCCGCTTTTGGAGTGACCAATCCCAATATTAAGAAAGCAGTCCACCATTTAAGTCTTCAGACCATAGGATGGAGCATTAGATCCCTAGACACCACCAACCTGTCTACAAAAAAAGTGCTGCACCGCATTACCAGAAAGCTAAATAAGGGCGATATTATCCTTTTACATGACACCAGTGAAAAGACGGTAGAAGTATTGGAACAGTTATTGCTATTTTTACAAAAAAACAATATGCGGTCGGTTACGGTAAATCAACTGCTAGACCTAGAAGCCTATGCGTAATATCCTTTTTACAACCCTTCTTTTAGTTGGTTTATATTCCCTAAACGGGCAGGACTCACCTATGAACCAAGGAGAAATCGACAGCTTTAAATCCTTGGTTACCAGAACTTCCGAGGCCACCAATACGATCCAAAGTGAATTTGTACAATACAAGCATATGGATTTTCTTACCAACGATATCATTACCGAAGGCTCCATGGCATTCAAGACCCCTAATAAGGTGAAAT
Encoded here:
- a CDS encoding polysaccharide deacetylase family protein — its product is MLRFKTINLIFGIVLILIVLLDYFFNLSSWIYGLMGVLWITLTTVGAFHIRWNYHLKAIHQNKGIKDNWVAITFDDGPHPEFTPKILKLLQMHDAKATFFCVGKQLEQNGELTEEIVTQGHTLGNHTYSHANDFGFFGTEKVITELKQTKEIIKAMTGLETRLYRPAFGVTNPNIKKAVHHLSLQTIGWSIRSLDTTNLSTKKVLHRITRKLNKGDIILLHDTSEKTVEVLEQLLLFLQKNNMRSVTVNQLLDLEAYA